The Mytilus galloprovincialis chromosome 3, xbMytGall1.hap1.1, whole genome shotgun sequence genomic interval GTACCTGAATATATTGCTTCCATCAGCTGGTGTCTTCTTCAGTATGACAACATCATTCTCTAATCCACAGAACCTACAATTACAAACAAGACTCAAAACTGTCAAAATAAGGATTTGTGGAAACTGTACATGAGAAAGTGAAACAGCTACATTTGTAAATTGTATACCATAgtctttaaaataataaaatgtagtACATGTACGACAAAtgcatatataaaacaagaatgtgtccatagtacaaggatgccccactcgcactatcattttacatgttcagtggaccatgaaattggggtcaatactttaatttggcattgaaattagaaagatcatatcatagggaacatgtgtactaagtttcaagttgattggacttcaacttcatcaaaaactaccttcaccaaaaacttttaccaaaactttaacctgagttTCACAcgatctttttctttgttcagtggaccgtgaaatttgggtcaaaactttaatttggcattaaaattagaaatatcatatcatagggaaacatgtgtactaatttttaagttgattggacttcaacttcattaaaaactaccttgaccaaaaactttaacctgaagcaggaggAATGGACAcacggacaaacgaacagacgaacagaggcacagaccagaaaacataatgcccctctacaatCATAggtatcgtaggtggggcattaaaacagtaaacatttattttcaaataactcAAAGCATTTTCAAACGTATACACTGctttgtaaaagtaaaaacaaactgTATCAAATTTTTTATATGCTGGATCACAAGGTTACAGTCCACAAAATGATATGTCACCTTGTGTATAACCAGTTTAGACCAGTCTTCAAATGATCTTATACTAGATGCTTGATGGATTAAcaactaaaatacatttaatgatTCTGAATTCTTTAAGGGCCTTTCAGCAGTTCAACAAAGGAAGTATGTTACCATTAGACCACAGAAGCCCTTCAGAAATGAAAGAATGTAAAAAGAAATGTACTTACCCCCATCCCCCAGAAATTGCCGTCTGCTGACTCACAGGTTTCTTCAAATCAATATTTGACACTTGGAAATActgcaaaaataaaatagaacTTATGTTTTGTTACTTTGTTCTACATTTTTCATTACTGTTACATGTATTAATTAAAAGTTTATGTTACAGGTGTTTTGACTTTTTAatagtaaatattatttaaatttacCTACAATCAAAATTCGTAGTCTAATACAAAAAACTTCAGTATCAATTATCTTAATAAGTATAAATAACAGCAGTTCACCAATTTTCACTACTAAAGTTCAATCCACTAGCATGACAAGTATAAATGTTTCTTTActgaaaatttgtgttttttatgcATTTCAGCTGTCCCAATTTTTAAGATTTAGTGGTTTTGcaaatacaatgtatgtatgttttttaacattatataaCAGTACTGAAGTTTAAAGCAATTTGATAATAAATATCTACCTCTACCAGAAGATCAGCAGCACTTTGGTTGGCAAGGGTGATATATCTAATATCATCAGTGGAAGACAGCTTCTGTGTTTGTGGTTTGACTTTCTGGTCTTCAGTCATATTCTGATGATCGGAATCCATACCAGAAACTCTCTCTTTCTTAGCACCATTATTTTGTTCAGCACCTTGGTTTTTATTCTGTGTAATTATAGAATCATCTGAAGGCTCTTTCTCCATTATGTGCGGAAGTTTTGAGCTGCTTTCTTTGTGAGGCGAAGGCACATTATTGCGAGTATTAAGAGCACCATTTTGTGTAGGCAAGGTTTGAGGTATCACAGTACTTGGAGTATTGTCAGATTTTGGCAAGATTTGACTATTATTTTGAGTATTTCTCATATCTTTTGCTGAATCATCAATAAACACGTTATCATCCACACTACTCTTAGAACTATCAAGATCTATTTTCTCATTGTGAACTTTCCTTTCCAAACTTAAAGACTTGGTAGAAGTTTTGTGTTGATCAGCTCTACAAGATTTTGCATCTTTAGGTAGCGTTGAAGATCTTTGTTTTATGATATTCGTTTTATCATCACCGGTATTTGTGTCAGATTGAGATCTTAGTCTTTGGTCGTGTGTGTTAACATGAAGAATGAAATTAGATTTCtctaaaattttgtgtttttctctCGGATGAAGACCTTCAAATTTTTTATAGAAAGAATCAGAATTTTCATCATCACTGGTGGAATAAGTAGAAGAATCTAAGAGATCATGCATTCCAGTGGATATGACAACAGCTTCTTTAGCACCAATCACTGCCATGTTTTGAGGAATGTGAAAGTTCAATAATGGGGTCACTTTCATCTTCCGGTAGAACATGTAATCTTTTATTGACTGAGCATAACTAGAAATAGTGGCAGCACTGTCTTGTAGAGTTACAGGGAATGTAAAATGACTCACAATTGTCAAACAACAAGAATCAACATCTGGAAggtgaaaataaaagaaaatgatatCAAGTTACAATTAGGAAAGTTCTATTTACCATTTTGAGTGAGATGCAAAGGTGCAGAGGTTTAGattgggtctcattggggtctaagcgtgacacaGGATTGCCAATTTTTTGTAAGTGGGACACGTGAAAGTccaattattgtgtcgtgaaaacagaaatgaggtctagcgggacccgggaaaggacaaactagaggctctcaagagcctgtgtcgctcaccttggtctatgtgcatattaacaatggacacagataaattcatgacaaaattgtgttttggtgatcatgatgtgtttgtagatcttactttactggacattcttcttgctacagttatctttatctataatgaacttggcccagtaattacagtggaaaatatattctacaaatttacaaaaatttacaaaaatttatgaaaattgttaaaaaatgactataaagggcaataactccttaaggggtaacttgacaattttggtcatgttgacttatttgtagatcttactttgctgaacattattgctgtttacagtttatctctatctattataatattcaagataataaccaaccagatgctccgcaggacgcagctttatacgaccgcagaggttgaaccctgaacggttggggcaagtatggacacaacattcaagctggattcagctctaaatttggattgtgattaaatagttgacacagcataggtttctgacacagaatgaatgtggtctaataaacttaaaatatttttttttgcctttgagcaattcactatgctgttgaatattaatcctctcaaaaaaatgtttgaagaatttttttttttttttttatgaaatctgaaatgagacaAGTTtaccccccccccaattttttttcacatccccctttccctttttccaaaactgatctcaattcaaatttctaatggagtttgcaacaataactactcatttaaatacatcataaaatattaaaatgtaaaataaagtgcttgttatcactgaatggtaaagattgttttaatttatcagttggtagtagaagtgaatatacattgtatattgtataaaacaatgatttaagttgattcaactactattctggacaaagaaagataactccaattgaaaatttcttgctattgcacaatattgtgcaattagatatttcttgctattgcgcaatactgtgcaattgaaaatatttgctattatacaatactgtgcaattgaaaatttcttgctattgcacaatactgtgcaatagaagatttcttgctattgctgaatactgtgcaattgaaaatttcttgctattgcacaatacttaatataataattttggatcctgatttgaatcaacttgaaaactgggcccataatcaaaaatctaagtacatgtttagattcagcatatcaaaaaagaccaagaattcaatttttgttaaaatcaaacttagtttaattttggaccctttggactatgtagaccaatttgaaaacaggaccaaaaattaagaatctacatacacagttagatttggcatatcaaagaaccccaattattcaatttttgatgaaatcaaacagtttaattttggaccctgatttggaccaacttgaaaactgggccaataatcaaaaatctaagtacattttaagattcagcatatcaaagaaccctaaggattcaatttttgttaaaatcaaactaagtttaattttggaccctttggaccttaatgtagaccaatttgaaaacgggaccaaaaattaagaatctacatacacagttagatttggcatatcaaagaaccccaattattcaattattgatagaaatcaaacaaagttcaattttggaccctttgtgtCATCTAGACTTGACAAATCTGTCACATCAATATCTATTCAAAACAATTGGATTCCAACATAATAAATTACTGATTGTCagctataaattaaaaaatattctaaaaccCTAAGAGTTGACAAAAATAAGAACTGTGATATTTAAAGGTGATGATACCATTAATGAAGAATGTACTTAAATAATGTAatttcatgtatatatttcattttaagatAAAGAAAGTTTTTGACAATGGTATGAAGGACATCAATCATACTTTTGCACTCTAACCAAGGCCAAATATTTGTCAAATGCTAAACACCCAGTGACAAATAATACAAGCAATATAAATTCAATCTTGGGTTTGACCTGGGTCTAGATGGATACAATGTACTGACACTGAAATTATGCAACACATGTTAGTATCATGATTACCTTCGACAGGTTGAAGAATATAAAGCAGTAATCCTCTATCACTGGATTCTAACAACCAAAAACATCCATTATCTTCTCTTTTCCAAAACCTACAAAACAATGAGAgattttaagtttaaaatgtaccatttgaaaaattcatttatttttgtgggttccAGTTTCTGTGGAATATAGGAAAAATTGTATAGCTAATTTTGATTCTGTGATTTTGATAAAGTTTGCaaacaagcctatagaaaatatttactttgttgaacatttaagtTCCTAAGTTCAATTATTCCCATgacatccacgaaaattggtatccatgaaTAATGTATCAATGTTATAACAAACCACCTatttttgcaagttttttttGTGGGGTTAAAATGATATTTCAATTTGAACAGATTTTAATTAAGTattcataattgtttttctaCTCAAACATCTGAAGTTCATTTCAGTATTAAAACACACAGTAATATTTCTACAAATTTGGAAATTTGAGTCGACCTCTCACAAGTGGAATTCATCCATTACTTacaaaaatggtgaaaaaaataagaaattttcacTATAAATTGATTTACCTTTCAATATTTTGTTGTTCCACCACAACAGAATATTTACTGAGTTTTTGATTGGCTGTAACAATGTTGATAAGGTCATGTGACACGTTCCTATACTCTTTGGATGAGCCATTTACACAGGGACTTGTAGACTCAACTCCAGGACGCCATTCAACAAATTGAGTTACATCCTTGAAGATCTTACTGACCACCTACATTATAGATAggatatatatacagatataagaagatgtgtacatgcatatatatgaaactgaatattaattaatttattgaaaattggtagttttaaacttgtattttttctttctctgTTTTAAACTGCTTTATACCATGaatgaaatatagttttttttgGTGTTGCTGAATTGACCTCTCATTGTATAATTGTTCTGAAAAAGTTGTTTTTCTTCTTTAGTTATATTTTGTCGATGCATAACTTTTTTATGATTAAGGgaacaaaatcaaaaccaaaagcaaACTATGATGCAATTATACTACATGAAATCACTTGAATGCTCTTggctttttaaccttttttgttCAAACATCACTGATAGTGATCATGCTGATGTGTCTTTGGGAGATAAAACCTGTGTCTGGCCTACAATTTTTTCTATCCTGGATAGTAACACTAAATTAtgcttttgaaataaaaactacTTTGTGGACTTCAAAAGATACATATgatatcatcaaaatattttttacatgtatgtgtctgtctAAAGTCAGGAGTCTATATTTCAGTGGATCTCATTGGTTGTTGTCtaccatatttatttttttaatagtttttagcATAAATGAGgctgttggttttcccatttgaattgtTGTACATATGTAAATTGAGGGCAATTCAAAAATTACTATTAGACAGGATATAGgttttgcccattgttgaaggacgtTAAGTGACCTCTAGTTGTTTATTGTTAAAACCTTGTCCTTTATTCTGAGGTGGATAGCAGttgtaaaatacaaaaactttGCAGGAACTATTTGAAAATGCATGCCTATGACTACAATATAAAGTTCCTAAATCACTAACCTGGACTGGAGCTGGCAGTTTAACATAACATCCCAGTATCTGAATCCTGTTGCCACCattgtctataataatatttcttCTCCATATTCTTGTATCAGAACACAAACAATACACCTTCCAACCTAATGCTGAACTTATGGGAAATGGCtgcaattttaatatttatacaacaggttaataaaatgctttgctaagcgcagcctgatacgaccacagaggttgaatcCCTAATCAGGTGGGGCATttaatttggacacaatattcaagctttaTACTGTCTAAacttggattgtgatcaaatttttgacataatataggtttctgacacaaaataaatgtgtgtAAAGATCTTACAATTCTATTTCGTAATACTGTGCAATAGAAGATATCTTCTTGAAACTTTcaaaaattcgaaatttgaaaaatttagaaCAATAAATATGAatcccttaaacatgttaaaaaaattggaaaacaaaTTTCCCCTCACAAGTTTTTGAAACCcaccttggagcaataaccccaaatctcaatcccagcctttcctttgtagtatggaaccttgtagtacaatttcagagagatccatacatttaaacacaagttattgtctggaaactagaaaaatgcttgtttttttgtccttttttggcccgtaattcctaaacACAATGAAACATTTGGAACTAGCatacccaaaatcaatcccaactttctttttgtggtattgaaccttcttgaaAAATTTTAtagagatctattcacttaaacttaagttattgtccggacaccaatgtgtcttcggacaatGACGtagacgacaacatcataccgTTATATGATCCCAAAATATTTTTTGCGGTCTTATAAAAAGTAAATTCTGTCTGTGTGGTGTGTGGTGGTCATCtctttatattcttatttatttgaaatgttttcagttttttgtttgtGGAGGTGGGCGATGTTTCACATGCTAGAAGTCTATTCTATGTACAAGATTTGTATTTACAATCAAAAATATGTAAAGGTCATGTCACCTCTAGAACCAGAAAGAGACTGACCTAATAAGAGGTGTCTTTTAAATTAAGGTTTAAAATGCATAGATATCACAGGAGGACAAAGAGATGCTGACCTGACATAACAGGGTTTTCTTTTATAGGAGCCAGGAAGTGGTGTTTTTAGCAGGATTTACTGACTTTACTGCACTACTgagagataaaattgagaatggaattcaaatggggaatgtgccaaagagacaacaacccaaccatagagcagacaactaCTTTAGATAATAtgttttggtctcttgttatTAGGCCCCTTATTACATGTTGGTAACTTCCTATTATAACACAATAATCTACTTGTTTGAAGTGTATCCACTTCAGGTTTTAAGTACCACAAAAGTATATTTTTGTGCATGTCCCGACTGATGCCATTTAAATGCTTGCAAATTCATCACAGGGTTTCACAGAGTTAAAACTATTTTGTCCCCTGATAGAGGACCCCAGAGATGTTATAATTATCTGTATGGCTgatataattttcaattaaacAACAAGTTAAATTCTTGTTACCAGTATGCTAcatgtaggtttttttttaaattgttggaAGAATTGTTCATCAAAAGTATGACTAATAGTTAAGAAATTACATACATGTTCATCTTATCTTTTTCCTTTATGGGATTGAAGAAAAATCAATTACTTGGTCCAATATAAACTAAACACAAAGCAATAAATCACAACCATACAACTTAATGCATAAACTTCCATAAATTATAGGTGTAAACATGAAGTTtacaataaacaatataaaatatacagttaTCCTTGGCAAAGATATTCTATCTAACTGCTTTTATTATGGGTTTAAACATTTGTGGCTAGTAGAAAAGTTTTATGGTTCTTTCAATGTGTGTATTTTATATGCTTCTAACATATCAAAAGAAT includes:
- the LOC143069394 gene encoding uncharacterized protein LOC143069394 — its product is MMFLFLVSAFAILSCVVLILFLKFSSDKQHQQQQSNEIKVDAVTFLRSVRSTKPFPISSALGWKVYCLCSDTRIWRRNIIIDNGGNRIQILGCYVKLPAPVQVVSKIFKDVTQFVEWRPGVESTSPCVNGSSKEYRNVSHDLINIVTANQKLSKYSVVVEQQNIERFWKREDNGCFWLLESSDRGLLLYILQPVEDVDSCCLTIVSHFTFPVTLQDSAATISSYAQSIKDYMFYRKMKVTPLLNFHIPQNMAVIGAKEAVVISTGMHDLLDSSTYSTSDDENSDSFYKKFEGLHPREKHKILEKSNFILHVNTHDQRLRSQSDTNTGDDKTNIIKQRSSTLPKDAKSCRADQHKTSTKSLSLERKVHNEKIDLDSSKSSVDDNVFIDDSAKDMRNTQNNSQILPKSDNTPSTVIPQTLPTQNGALNTRNNVPSPHKESSSKLPHIMEKEPSDDSIITQNKNQGAEQNNGAKKERVSGMDSDHQNMTEDQKVKPQTQKLSSTDDIRYITLANQSAADLLVEYFQVSNIDLKKPVSQQTAISGGWGFCGLENDVVILKKTPADGSNIFSYMGKGLIHASPQTVLETVKNPRTKFTYDETLKKVDVLNDVTKKIKIVYFYHEVINMFKKSCYDFCVLQTERQDGDKFVLANSSIENRLPIPVGVQRAQMLPSGWVIEPVQKEKKMYSMVTYIIQVDFGTAKSSMDKPPVDELVSKQALSIAFLRQFLKPAKWISRQQSSPVPRQQPSPTPKNKSSNSNQQSSPAVRQRQVTALSRTQSSPVT